The Hymenobacter baengnokdamensis genome includes a region encoding these proteins:
- a CDS encoding OmpA family protein — MNLNPALLFIPAVAAGLLAAPTAQAQTVLWASKVEAVSSQKAKGKEPFSPEKVLGEPNAQPLGQINNEAWIPAKDGPNEFIEVRFARSVQAQQVTVIENFNPGSVTKIELIDTKGEHHQVYTNTNPGPLPEAFRTLQVKFKPEKYRTIGARVTMNTAKVTGVNQIDAIGVANVDVQIVKQDFKNPASSDVETVQMDSTLKNLGPNINSRYVDTHPVISPDGRTMFFARQGHPGNVGGSRDPQDIWYSKLTSGKNQTWSLARNLGSPPNGPEDPNGLASVSANGQVALLIGVYVDGFMEPKGFSTSRHSPGGWSVPQKVQIDNYRNDDKEHLDGFLATSGKALLMAVERPEGQGGQDIFVSFPKPTPVGEQYDPKKPVQWTKPISLGPTINTPGADFAPFLASDNKTLYFASDGHGGYGKSDIFYSKRLDSTWTHWSTPRNMGPVVNSPDFDAYYTVSAAGDNAYLVSSRNGTDGSKDIFRIALAPAFKPEVVTLVQGKVLDAVTKKPIRALIHYENLITGEEIGVAESSPVDGSYTIVLPAGVQYGYRAEAADYIAENASLDATTSDKYSEKQQDLFLVPFKVGQKVKLNNIFFPQSKYYLQPSSFPELLRLVRILRDYPTVEILIGGHTDNQGDPALNLKLSEDRVNEVKKYLVSKGIDAKRLTTQGFGGTEPIASNEQEETRRFNRRVEFTITKK; from the coding sequence ATGAATCTGAATCCGGCGCTACTTTTTATACCGGCCGTGGCCGCTGGCCTGCTGGCCGCCCCGACCGCCCAAGCCCAAACTGTACTCTGGGCCAGCAAGGTAGAAGCAGTTTCTTCCCAAAAAGCGAAGGGCAAGGAGCCGTTTTCGCCCGAAAAAGTACTGGGCGAACCCAATGCCCAGCCCCTTGGCCAAATCAACAACGAGGCCTGGATTCCGGCCAAGGACGGCCCCAACGAGTTTATTGAGGTGCGCTTTGCCCGCTCGGTGCAGGCCCAGCAGGTAACGGTTATCGAAAATTTTAACCCTGGCTCCGTCACCAAAATCGAGCTCATTGACACCAAGGGTGAGCACCACCAGGTATATACCAATACCAACCCCGGCCCGCTGCCCGAGGCCTTTCGCACGCTTCAGGTCAAGTTTAAGCCCGAGAAATATCGCACTATCGGGGCCCGCGTAACCATGAATACGGCCAAAGTGACGGGCGTCAATCAGATTGATGCTATCGGCGTGGCCAACGTGGACGTGCAGATTGTGAAGCAGGATTTCAAGAATCCGGCCAGCTCCGACGTCGAGACGGTGCAGATGGACTCGACTCTTAAGAACCTGGGACCCAACATCAACAGCCGCTACGTAGATACTCATCCGGTAATTTCACCCGATGGGCGCACCATGTTTTTTGCCCGCCAGGGCCACCCCGGCAACGTGGGCGGCTCGCGCGACCCGCAGGATATCTGGTACTCGAAGCTGACGAGCGGCAAAAACCAGACCTGGAGCCTGGCCCGCAACCTGGGCTCGCCGCCCAACGGCCCCGAAGACCCCAATGGCCTGGCTTCGGTATCGGCCAACGGCCAGGTGGCGCTGCTGATTGGCGTGTACGTCGATGGGTTTATGGAGCCCAAGGGCTTCAGCACGAGCCGGCACTCGCCAGGTGGCTGGAGCGTGCCGCAGAAAGTGCAGATTGACAACTACCGCAACGACGACAAGGAGCACCTCGACGGCTTCCTGGCAACTTCGGGCAAGGCGCTGCTCATGGCTGTGGAGCGCCCCGAGGGCCAGGGCGGGCAGGATATTTTCGTGAGTTTTCCCAAGCCCACGCCCGTGGGCGAGCAGTACGACCCCAAAAAGCCGGTGCAGTGGACCAAGCCCATCAGCCTGGGGCCTACCATTAACACGCCGGGGGCCGACTTTGCGCCCTTCCTGGCCTCGGATAATAAGACGCTGTATTTCGCCTCCGACGGGCACGGCGGATATGGTAAAAGTGATATATTCTACTCCAAGCGCCTCGACAGCACCTGGACGCACTGGAGCACGCCACGCAACATGGGGCCGGTGGTGAATTCGCCCGATTTTGATGCTTACTACACCGTGTCGGCGGCCGGCGATAACGCCTACCTGGTGTCGTCGCGCAATGGCACCGACGGCTCGAAAGACATTTTTCGCATTGCCCTGGCGCCGGCCTTCAAGCCCGAAGTGGTGACGCTGGTGCAGGGCAAGGTGCTGGATGCCGTGACCAAAAAGCCCATCCGGGCGCTCATTCACTACGAAAACCTGATTACGGGCGAGGAAATCGGCGTGGCCGAATCATCGCCGGTCGATGGCTCCTACACCATTGTGCTGCCGGCCGGCGTGCAGTACGGCTACCGCGCCGAAGCGGCCGACTACATCGCCGAAAATGCCAGCCTCGACGCCACTACCTCTGACAAATATTCGGAAAAGCAGCAGGACCTGTTTCTGGTGCCCTTCAAAGTAGGTCAGAAAGTCAAGCTCAACAATATCTTCTTCCCGCAGAGCAAGTATTACCTGCAGCCCAGCTCCTTTCCCGAGCTGCTGCGCCTGGTGCGCATCCTGCGCGACTACCCCACGGTAGAGATTCTGATTGGCGGCCACACCGACAACCAGGGCGACCCCGCGCTAAACCTGAAATTGAGCGAAGACCGGGTGAACGAGGTGAAGAAATACCTGGTTAGCAAAGGGATTGACGCCAAGCGCCTTACTACGCAGGGTTTCGGCGGCACCGAGCCCATTGCCAGCAATGAGCAGGAAGAAACCCGGCGCTTCAACCGCCGGGTAGAGTTTACGATTACTAAGAAGTAA
- a CDS encoding PorP/SprF family type IX secretion system membrane protein, producing the protein MTNVFFLGKKSPLGLLSVALLAAGTARAQDVYFSQAYANRQADNPAWAGMLDDYSATLSYRDQFPQLAGSFQTVQLATDWRLPRPGLHHALGVLISQDRAGTVGYTRFGATAQYAYHTRLTRTLALSGGAQLGYGRQRVGYDNLTFGDQYSADGTYTGASAESLAGFPPVNYVTVGVGGVLYAEQAWLSVSGQHLNRPDLGFSTQAGLPLRLSVNGGYKLFLQKAAGAGKGEVHEISFTPTLSYTRQGGSQRSEAGAYFLADPVTLGALYRNLSSPDLGTQHVVAVVAGIAFGDLRIGYSYDVGVSQLASDLGGAHEITLTLRAFDRVESAFRRLKRRNYPLAPCPSF; encoded by the coding sequence ATGACAAACGTTTTTTTTCTGGGTAAGAAGTCGCCCCTTGGCCTACTTAGCGTGGCCTTGCTGGCCGCTGGCACCGCGCGGGCTCAGGACGTGTACTTTTCGCAGGCCTATGCCAACCGCCAGGCCGACAACCCCGCCTGGGCCGGCATGCTGGACGACTACAGCGCCACGCTGAGCTACCGCGACCAATTTCCGCAGCTGGCCGGTTCGTTCCAAACCGTGCAGCTGGCCACCGACTGGCGCCTGCCCCGGCCCGGCCTGCACCACGCGCTGGGGGTACTCATCAGCCAGGACCGCGCCGGCACCGTGGGCTATACCCGCTTTGGCGCTACGGCGCAGTATGCCTACCACACGCGCCTCACCCGCACGCTGGCCCTGAGCGGCGGCGCGCAGCTGGGCTACGGCCGCCAGCGCGTGGGCTACGACAACCTCACCTTTGGCGACCAGTACAGCGCCGATGGCACGTACACCGGCGCCAGCGCCGAAAGCCTGGCCGGCTTTCCACCCGTCAACTATGTGACGGTGGGCGTAGGCGGCGTGCTTTATGCTGAGCAGGCTTGGCTGAGCGTGTCGGGCCAGCACCTCAATCGGCCCGACCTAGGCTTCAGCACCCAGGCCGGCCTGCCGCTGCGGCTGTCGGTTAATGGCGGCTACAAGCTTTTTTTGCAAAAGGCGGCCGGCGCGGGCAAGGGCGAGGTACACGAAATCAGCTTTACGCCGACCCTGAGCTACACCCGCCAGGGGGGCTCGCAGCGCTCCGAAGCCGGGGCCTATTTTCTGGCCGACCCCGTTACGCTGGGCGCGCTGTACCGCAACCTCAGCAGCCCCGACCTGGGTACCCAGCACGTAGTGGCAGTAGTGGCGGGCATCGCCTTCGGCGACCTGCGAATTGGCTACAGCTACGACGTGGGAGTGAGCCAATTAGCCAGCGATTTGGGTGGGGCACACGAAATAACTTTAACGCTACGTGCGTTTGACAGAGTAGAAAGCGCGTTTCGTCGCCTGAAACGTCGTAATTATCCCCTGGCCCCTTGTCCTAGCTTCTGA
- a CDS encoding SUMF1/EgtB/PvdO family nonheme iron enzyme, giving the protein MRFTNYLSLLAAGTLALASCGHKGAPTATNPGKASSTTGIEYNTDEGMKVANFKKIPTGPGLVYIEGGRTVLGSQEEDVTNNHDNIERTVTIASFYMDEAEVANIHWLEYLHFLRKDSSEEKYKAALPDTTVWARDLSFNDPYVTYYLRYPGFRYFPVVGVNWLQADSYCAWRTAKVNENLAKGGGGSSKGGLFKKKDKKGDAGTAAEGGKTGAGAGALADGKGGASIENGNSVPNYRLPTEAEWEYAAQALIGTQEVGNENQEQKRIYPWDGRATRNPYGKNQGQFLANFKRGRGDYAGIAGSLNDGAMITEYVYAYPPNDYGLYNMAGNVNEWVQDVYRPLSFQDVEDLNPFRRNGVGDDAKGYDTKGYQSLINDHVRVYKGGSWRDVAYWLSPGTRRFLAEDSATSTIGFRCAMINAGTNK; this is encoded by the coding sequence ATGAGATTTACTAACTATTTGAGCCTGCTGGCAGCCGGCACGCTGGCCCTGGCCAGCTGCGGCCACAAGGGCGCGCCAACGGCTACCAACCCCGGCAAGGCGTCGTCCACGACTGGTATTGAGTACAATACCGACGAAGGCATGAAGGTGGCGAACTTCAAGAAAATCCCGACCGGCCCCGGCCTGGTGTACATCGAAGGCGGGCGCACGGTGCTGGGCTCGCAGGAGGAAGATGTGACGAACAACCACGACAACATCGAGCGCACCGTTACCATTGCCTCGTTCTACATGGACGAAGCCGAAGTGGCAAACATTCACTGGCTTGAATATTTACACTTCCTACGCAAAGATTCCTCGGAAGAGAAATACAAGGCGGCCCTGCCCGACACCACCGTGTGGGCCCGCGACCTGTCGTTCAACGACCCATACGTGACGTACTACCTGCGCTATCCGGGCTTCCGCTACTTCCCGGTAGTGGGCGTTAACTGGTTGCAGGCCGATAGCTATTGCGCCTGGCGCACGGCCAAAGTAAACGAAAACCTGGCCAAGGGCGGTGGCGGCAGCAGCAAAGGCGGCCTGTTCAAGAAGAAAGATAAAAAAGGTGACGCCGGCACTGCCGCCGAAGGTGGCAAAACCGGTGCCGGTGCCGGGGCGCTGGCCGATGGCAAAGGTGGGGCTTCCATCGAAAATGGCAACTCGGTACCCAACTACCGCCTGCCAACCGAAGCGGAGTGGGAATATGCTGCGCAGGCCCTGATTGGTACCCAGGAAGTAGGCAATGAAAACCAGGAGCAAAAGCGGATTTATCCCTGGGATGGCCGCGCAACCCGCAATCCTTACGGCAAAAACCAGGGCCAGTTCCTGGCTAACTTCAAGCGGGGCCGGGGCGACTACGCTGGTATTGCGGGCAGCCTGAACGACGGCGCCATGATTACGGAGTACGTATATGCCTACCCGCCCAACGACTACGGCCTGTACAATATGGCGGGCAACGTGAACGAGTGGGTGCAGGACGTTTACCGTCCGCTCTCGTTCCAGGACGTGGAGGACCTGAACCCTTTCCGCCGCAACGGCGTGGGTGACGATGCCAAAGGCTACGACACGAAAGGCTACCAGAGCCTTATCAACGACCACGTTCGCGTGTACAAAGGCGGCTCGTGGCGCGATGTAGCCTACTGGCTGTCGCCGGGCACCCGCCGCTTCCTGGCCGAAGATTCAGCTACGTCCACAATCGGTTTCCGCTGCGCGATGATTAACGCTGGCACGAACAAGTAA
- a CDS encoding ComF family protein, with the protein MILSPLLADLAALFFPRPCLACRELLVSGEAHLCTSCRAELPYTDYHLLPPGQNPLARRFWGKLPVQHTLSYLVFLKNGRVQELLHQLKYRGQQQVGSALGQLYGAELAAAGLGPEFDLVVPVPLHRRKLARRGYNQAEAFATGLAAALPCPCAAHALRRTEHTASQTRKGRAARWQNVATVFEVTEPERVAGRHILLVDDVLTTGATLEACATVLLAAGAQAVSIATIACAE; encoded by the coding sequence ATGATACTTTCCCCGCTGCTGGCCGACCTGGCGGCTCTGTTTTTTCCGCGCCCGTGTCTGGCCTGCCGCGAGCTGCTAGTGAGCGGTGAAGCGCACCTCTGCACCAGTTGCCGCGCCGAATTGCCCTACACCGACTACCACCTGCTGCCCCCCGGCCAGAACCCGCTGGCCCGTCGGTTCTGGGGCAAGCTGCCCGTGCAGCATACGCTGAGTTACCTGGTCTTTCTGAAGAATGGCCGTGTGCAGGAGCTGCTGCACCAGCTCAAGTACCGGGGCCAGCAGCAGGTGGGCAGCGCGCTGGGCCAGCTATACGGCGCCGAGCTGGCCGCCGCTGGCCTGGGCCCGGAGTTCGACCTGGTGGTGCCCGTGCCGCTGCACCGGCGCAAGCTGGCCCGCCGGGGCTACAACCAAGCCGAAGCCTTTGCCACTGGCTTGGCTGCCGCATTGCCGTGCCCCTGTGCCGCCCACGCGCTGCGCCGTACCGAGCATACGGCCTCGCAAACCCGTAAAGGACGCGCCGCCCGCTGGCAGAACGTAGCCACGGTGTTCGAAGTAACTGAGCCTGAACGGGTAGCCGGCCGCCATATTCTGCTGGTTGATGACGTACTCACGACGGGCGCCACCCTCGAAGCCTGCGCAACGGTGCTGCTGGCCGCCGGTGCCCAGGCGGTAAGCATCGCCACCATCGCCTGCGCCGAATGA
- a CDS encoding carboxymuconolactone decarboxylase family protein, with amino-acid sequence MNERVLAYDNKVIKRFFNLDTNTYAAGAIDVKTKEMLGLACSLVLRCDDCVKYHLGKCHEEGLSDEEVFEVFSIANLIGGSIVIPHFRRAVEYWEVLRAEAALAGPPAAKTTTHPPHEH; translated from the coding sequence ATGAACGAGCGCGTGCTGGCCTACGATAACAAGGTTATCAAGCGCTTTTTCAACCTCGACACCAACACATATGCCGCGGGCGCCATCGACGTAAAAACCAAGGAGATGCTGGGCCTGGCCTGCTCACTGGTGCTGCGCTGCGACGATTGCGTGAAATACCACCTCGGCAAGTGCCACGAAGAAGGCCTGAGCGACGAAGAGGTATTTGAGGTATTCTCGATTGCCAACCTCATCGGGGGCAGCATCGTGATTCCGCATTTTCGACGGGCTGTGGAGTACTGGGAAGTGCTGCGGGCCGAGGCGGCCCTGGCTGGCCCCCCGGCCGCTAAAACCACAACCCACCCTCCCCATGAGCATTAA
- a CDS encoding exodeoxyribonuclease III, with protein MKIVSYNLNGLRSALGKGLLDWVAAAQPDVLCVQEIKAGTAPLDVSGLAALGYRAYLHPAQKPGYSGVATFSRPEPKAVVVGCGEALYDCEGRVLRLDFEGVSVLNTYMPSGTSGPAHQAFKLAWLHWFRTYVAALRQDAAVPPLVIGGDFNCCPAAIDLHNPKANQHSPGYTPEERQWFREMLADGFADSFRELHPELPGHYSWWSYRAGSRARNVGWRLDHLLLDQALLPRLQGAGLWPDVSHSDHCPAWLELGA; from the coding sequence ATGAAAATCGTTTCGTATAACCTCAACGGGCTGCGCTCGGCCCTGGGGAAGGGGCTGCTCGACTGGGTGGCCGCCGCCCAGCCCGACGTGCTGTGCGTGCAGGAGATAAAGGCCGGCACCGCTCCGCTCGATGTGAGCGGCCTGGCGGCGCTGGGCTACCGCGCCTATCTGCATCCGGCCCAAAAGCCTGGCTACAGCGGCGTGGCAACGTTTAGCCGCCCCGAGCCTAAAGCGGTCGTGGTGGGCTGCGGTGAGGCGCTCTACGACTGCGAAGGCCGGGTGCTACGGCTCGATTTTGAAGGCGTATCGGTGCTGAACACGTATATGCCCTCGGGCACGAGCGGGCCGGCGCATCAAGCGTTTAAGCTTGCCTGGCTGCACTGGTTCCGGACCTATGTAGCCGCGCTGCGGCAAGATGCGGCCGTGCCGCCGCTCGTGATTGGCGGCGACTTCAACTGCTGCCCGGCGGCGATTGACCTGCACAACCCGAAAGCCAATCAGCACAGCCCCGGCTACACGCCCGAGGAGCGCCAGTGGTTTCGGGAAATGCTGGCCGATGGCTTTGCCGACTCGTTTCGAGAGCTGCACCCCGAGCTGCCCGGGCACTACTCGTGGTGGAGCTACCGGGCCGGCTCGCGGGCCCGCAACGTAGGCTGGCGGCTAGACCATCTGCTGCTCGACCAGGCGCTGCTACCCCGGCTGCAGGGTGCCGGTCTCTGGCCCGATGTCAGTCACTCCGACCATTGCCCGGCCTGGCTGGAGCTGGGAGCCTAG
- a CDS encoding T9SS type A sorting domain-containing protein: MLTLEIMKFIRMARSISKAAVLVALLLAFSFVKQQAHAAAYYSTGAPKTYTPLVCAVGCSGVNTSVTTPATSIALSAEVNIPVAGPARLKYQLNGVGQPGYRAGILLSTTSTLLGGNALGTVTIRTYLSSGPTPTVPQDQQVITGTAAQAQLLAGKGSPSQLELIATAPFDQVEVEFGSAISLGSKVDIYYAYGIGPNTATQVTGLTSNSNSAATTSPYSVTGCTDKVSNAGQAADSDPTNYATFSSLLSVSCPAQLTVGLNGTAPGSYQAGFVIGQDNTLLDASVLSHLTLKTYKNGVLQETASGASLLSLGLLPDSKSLVSFQATMPFDAVSIERSDAASALDNLQLYYGVGVASTTPQQTLSSFASPTGHYAASSSGVCVACSVTSPANAAGDPNSAASINVGVGVANWAGLQLDLNGQGRAGNRAGMVIGSNTPLDVAALSRMTLVTYDDNGNVLETASGSSLLSLNVLPDGRQTVSFNTTKDFSKVGIQMGGLATAASSTSVYYAFSDSSNGSLKIVPPTGPLPVTLLSLAVRRLAGTGAAEISWTTATELNNAGFVVERTADPATSFVAVGQVAGEGTSGSQHSYKLGDEAAAQATGTLYYRLRQLDTNGHATLSPVVVLAPSNAPVSFSLYPNPATTTSQVTLGSSSALVAGTSVNVYSSLGQLLSSQVLSPDAAASPVHISTTSLAPGLYQVVLRSAAGLALTTQRLVVAGQ, encoded by the coding sequence ATGCTTACTCTCGAAATAATGAAATTTATCCGCATGGCGCGGAGCATTTCAAAAGCTGCTGTATTAGTAGCCCTTTTGCTGGCTTTTTCGTTTGTGAAACAGCAGGCGCACGCGGCCGCCTACTACTCGACAGGTGCTCCTAAAACCTACACGCCGCTGGTTTGCGCAGTAGGATGCAGCGGTGTCAATACCAGCGTGACCACCCCCGCCACTAGCATTGCACTATCGGCTGAGGTGAATATTCCGGTGGCCGGCCCGGCCCGGTTGAAGTATCAGCTCAACGGCGTGGGGCAGCCAGGCTACCGCGCTGGCATTCTCCTTTCGACTACCAGCACGCTGCTCGGGGGCAATGCCCTGGGTACGGTTACCATCCGCACTTACCTAAGCTCGGGTCCCACGCCCACGGTGCCGCAAGACCAGCAGGTGATAACGGGGACGGCCGCTCAGGCACAGCTACTGGCGGGCAAAGGCAGCCCCTCGCAGCTGGAGCTGATTGCGACGGCTCCCTTCGACCAGGTAGAGGTCGAGTTCGGCTCGGCAATCAGCCTGGGCAGCAAGGTTGATATATACTATGCCTACGGTATCGGCCCGAACACGGCCACGCAGGTAACCGGCCTCACGTCAAATTCCAACAGTGCGGCCACTACCAGCCCGTATAGCGTAACCGGCTGCACCGATAAGGTAAGCAACGCCGGCCAGGCCGCCGACAGCGACCCCACGAACTACGCTACTTTCAGCAGTCTGCTTTCGGTAAGCTGCCCGGCCCAGCTCACGGTGGGGCTCAACGGCACGGCACCCGGCAGCTATCAGGCCGGCTTCGTTATCGGGCAGGATAACACGCTGCTCGATGCCAGCGTGTTGAGCCACCTTACCCTGAAAACCTATAAGAATGGCGTGCTACAGGAAACTGCCTCGGGGGCTTCGCTGCTGAGCCTGGGTTTGCTGCCCGATAGCAAGTCGCTGGTAAGCTTCCAGGCAACGATGCCTTTCGATGCCGTATCGATTGAGCGTAGCGATGCCGCGTCGGCCCTCGATAACCTCCAGCTATACTACGGCGTGGGCGTCGCCTCCACTACGCCGCAGCAAACGCTCTCCAGCTTTGCTAGCCCTACTGGCCACTATGCTGCCTCGTCCAGCGGCGTTTGCGTAGCCTGCTCGGTCACCTCACCCGCCAATGCGGCCGGCGACCCTAACTCGGCCGCCAGCATCAACGTGGGGGTAGGAGTAGCCAATTGGGCCGGCCTGCAGCTCGACCTCAATGGTCAGGGCCGCGCCGGCAACCGGGCCGGCATGGTGATTGGCAGCAACACGCCCCTCGATGTTGCCGCGCTCAGCCGCATGACCCTGGTAACCTACGACGACAACGGCAACGTGCTCGAAACGGCGTCCGGCTCGTCGCTGCTCAGCCTGAACGTACTGCCCGACGGCCGCCAGACGGTGAGCTTCAATACAACCAAAGACTTTTCCAAAGTGGGCATTCAGATGGGTGGCCTGGCCACTGCTGCGAGCAGTACCAGCGTCTACTATGCGTTTTCTGACAGTTCGAACGGCTCGCTGAAGATAGTGCCCCCCACCGGCCCGCTGCCCGTAACGCTGCTAAGCCTGGCCGTGCGCCGGCTAGCCGGCACGGGCGCCGCCGAAATAAGCTGGACTACCGCCACTGAGCTCAATAATGCGGGCTTTGTGGTGGAGCGCACGGCCGACCCGGCCACCAGCTTTGTGGCCGTGGGGCAGGTGGCCGGCGAAGGCACCAGTGGCAGCCAGCACAGCTATAAGCTGGGCGACGAGGCTGCTGCTCAGGCTACTGGCACCTTGTACTACCGGCTGCGTCAGCTCGATACCAACGGTCACGCCACGCTCTCGCCGGTGGTAGTGTTGGCCCCCAGTAATGCCCCGGTTAGTTTCTCGCTCTACCCCAACCCGGCCACTACTACTTCACAGGTAACGCTGGGTAGCAGCTCGGCACTTGTGGCCGGCACTTCGGTAAATGTCTATTCGAGCCTGGGGCAGCTGCTAAGCAGCCAGGTACTAAGCCCCGACGCGGCCGCCAGTCCGGTTCATATCTCCACTACTTCGCTGGCACCGGGCCTGTACCAGGTAGTGCTGCGCAGCGCAGCGGGCCTGGCATTGACGACGCAGCGGCTGGTAGTAGCCGGGCAGTAG
- a CDS encoding sigma-54-dependent transcriptional regulator: MTASGSFHIWLIAPDSNYIMRLCHRLSLNPDHVVRRFTTVAQALAYRPPTAATPGALILDGDGPEGIPLRLVRKLRERLPTAHCYIVASQPTIEEKAELQSQGITNYLAKEPGSPEQLWQAMTQARHQPALPPPATAELRPDGQLLGRHASIRQVRELIAKAARTTITVSVTGETGTGKELVAQAIHAQSARAGQPFVAINMTAIPRELLESELFGHEKGSFTGAATRRIGRFEEANGGTLFLDEIADLELGLQAKLLRVLQERAVMRVGGSQAIAFDARLVVATHRNLAAEVQAGRFREDLYYRLLGMPIELPPLRSRGEDILLLAESFVQSFSLLNKLPLRSLSPAAREHLLSYDFPGNVRELKAMVELASVLADGEMLEPSDIPLRVPVGSLAGLPGAADQTALVFPSLREQTLAIMQSCLNSMQGDVVAAANRLRVGRSTLYRLIQSGHLHLPPGGRG, translated from the coding sequence ATGACGGCATCTGGCTCTTTTCATATTTGGCTGATTGCGCCCGATAGCAATTATATAATGCGCTTGTGCCACCGCCTGAGCCTGAACCCGGACCATGTAGTTCGGCGCTTCACAACGGTGGCACAGGCGCTGGCCTACCGGCCGCCCACCGCGGCAACACCGGGGGCGCTTATCCTGGATGGCGACGGGCCGGAAGGGATACCCCTGCGGCTGGTGCGTAAGCTCCGCGAGCGGCTGCCAACGGCCCACTGCTACATTGTGGCCAGCCAGCCTACTATAGAAGAGAAAGCCGAGCTGCAAAGCCAGGGTATTACAAACTACCTGGCTAAAGAGCCCGGCAGCCCCGAGCAGCTGTGGCAGGCGATGACCCAGGCCCGGCACCAGCCGGCTCTCCCACCTCCAGCCACGGCCGAGCTAAGACCGGATGGCCAGCTGCTGGGGCGGCACGCCAGCATCCGGCAGGTGCGCGAGCTCATTGCCAAGGCCGCCCGCACGACCATTACCGTATCGGTAACGGGTGAGACCGGCACGGGCAAAGAGCTGGTAGCGCAAGCCATTCATGCGCAATCGGCGCGGGCCGGGCAGCCTTTCGTTGCCATCAACATGACGGCTATTCCGCGCGAGCTGCTCGAAAGTGAGCTGTTTGGCCATGAGAAGGGCTCCTTTACCGGGGCAGCTACCCGGCGCATCGGCCGCTTCGAGGAGGCGAATGGCGGCACGCTTTTTCTGGACGAGATTGCCGACCTGGAGCTGGGGCTGCAAGCCAAGCTGCTGCGCGTGCTTCAGGAGCGCGCCGTGATGCGGGTAGGCGGCAGCCAGGCCATTGCGTTCGATGCCCGCCTGGTGGTAGCCACCCACCGCAACCTCGCCGCCGAGGTGCAGGCCGGGCGCTTTCGCGAAGACCTGTACTATCGCTTGCTGGGGATGCCCATCGAGCTGCCGCCGCTCCGAAGTCGGGGCGAGGATATTCTGCTGCTGGCCGAGTCGTTTGTGCAGTCGTTCAGCCTGTTGAATAAGCTGCCGCTGCGCTCGCTCAGCCCGGCGGCCCGCGAGCACCTGCTGAGCTATGACTTTCCGGGCAATGTGCGCGAGCTGAAAGCGATGGTAGAGCTGGCTTCCGTGCTGGCCGATGGCGAGATGCTCGAACCCAGCGACATCCCGCTGCGGGTACCCGTAGGCTCGCTGGCCGGGCTGCCGGGCGCTGCTGACCAGACTGCCCTGGTATTTCCTTCACTGCGCGAGCAAACGCTGGCTATCATGCAAAGCTGCCTCAACTCGATGCAAGGCGACGTAGTGGCGGCCGCCAACCGCCTGCGAGTGGGCCGCTCGACGCTCTATCGCCTCATTCAGAGCGGGCATTTGCACCTGCCACCGGGCGGGCGCGGCTAA
- a CDS encoding T9SS type A sorting domain-containing protein, whose product MKKPLLFIFLWVASLGIMMGGLTPARAIGITGAHQAIIRPALDDHTLVVYPNPSTGIVHLTISGLEGRRVEVSVLNVIGTVMYHETLTELNERYTKTLDLSRFANGLYYVKLEADNSSQLCKLVIR is encoded by the coding sequence ATGAAAAAACCCTTACTTTTTATTTTTCTGTGGGTTGCCAGTCTGGGCATTATGATGGGCGGCCTTACGCCTGCCCGGGCTATTGGTATTACGGGTGCGCATCAGGCTATTATTCGCCCGGCCCTCGACGACCATACGCTGGTTGTTTATCCGAACCCCAGCACGGGTATTGTACACCTCACCATCAGTGGCCTCGAAGGCCGCAGGGTAGAGGTAAGCGTGCTCAACGTTATCGGCACCGTTATGTACCACGAAACGCTCACTGAGCTCAACGAGCGCTATACCAAAACTCTGGACCTGAGCCGGTTTGCTAATGGGCTTTATTACGTAAAGCTCGAAGCCGATAATTCCAGCCAGCTCTGCAAGCTGGTTATCCGGTAG